Proteins from one Geothermobacter hydrogeniphilus genomic window:
- the trpS gene encoding tryptophan--tRNA ligase — MRVLSGIQPSGSLHLGNYFGMMQKMIAYQRQEELFCFIANYHAQTSLSDGKVLARGTLEAAANFLALGLDPEKSVFWVQSDVPEVQELTWLLSNFTPMGLLERCHSYKDKVAQGIKPNHGLFAYPVLMTADILLYQSETVPVGKDQKQHLEVARDIAIKFNNEYGDIFTIPEPDIDDNVATIPGLDGRKMSKSYGNTIDLFLDDKPLRKQVMRIVTAPIAVEEPKDPDACNVYKIYRLFLNKEEDEALRARYAAGGLGFGEVKQELFEKIRDTFAPYTERRKELLADPDEIRRILAAGAERARAFAWKTLRKVRKKTGLVY, encoded by the coding sequence ATGAGAGTCTTAAGCGGCATCCAGCCGTCAGGATCACTGCACCTCGGCAACTATTTCGGCATGATGCAGAAAATGATCGCCTACCAGCGGCAGGAAGAACTTTTCTGCTTCATCGCCAACTACCATGCCCAGACCTCGCTCAGCGACGGCAAGGTTCTGGCCCGCGGCACCCTGGAGGCGGCGGCCAATTTCCTCGCCCTCGGCCTCGATCCGGAAAAGTCGGTCTTCTGGGTGCAGTCGGATGTCCCCGAAGTGCAGGAGCTGACCTGGCTGCTCTCCAACTTCACCCCGATGGGGCTGCTGGAGCGCTGCCACAGCTACAAGGACAAGGTCGCCCAAGGGATCAAGCCGAATCACGGCCTGTTCGCCTACCCGGTGCTGATGACCGCCGATATCCTGCTCTACCAGAGCGAGACGGTGCCGGTCGGCAAGGACCAGAAGCAGCACCTCGAGGTCGCCCGCGACATCGCCATCAAGTTCAATAACGAGTACGGCGATATCTTCACCATACCGGAGCCGGACATCGACGACAATGTCGCCACCATTCCCGGCCTCGACGGGCGCAAGATGAGCAAGAGCTACGGCAACACCATCGACCTGTTCCTCGACGACAAGCCGCTGCGCAAGCAGGTGATGCGCATCGTCACCGCGCCGATCGCGGTGGAGGAGCCGAAAGATCCGGATGCCTGCAATGTCTACAAGATCTACCGGCTGTTCCTGAACAAAGAGGAGGATGAGGCCCTGCGGGCCCGCTACGCGGCCGGCGGGCTCGGCTTCGGCGAGGTCAAGCAGGAACTGTTCGAGAAGATCCGCGACACCTTCGCTCCCTACACCGAACGGCGCAAAGAGCTGCTCGCCGACCCGGACGAGATCCGCAGAATCCTCGCCGCCGGCGCCGAACGCGCCCGCGCCTTCGCCTGGAAGACCCTGCGCAAGGTGCGGAAAAAAACCGGGTTGGTGTATTGA
- a CDS encoding YqgE/AlgH family protein, which produces MSVRYLLAVLLLSVLLCPAPAVALDPAPGRLLVARQGLKDPRFQKTVILLLRHDDQGSVGLILNRPTRFSLARSFPQFDKVFSGLRGALWLGGPVSPRSALVLLESDSPPPGSRPVFGRVHVTGVRQLVLWLQADHHQERFRVYAGSAGWAPGQLEAELRRGDWDVAPATEETIFGRNPHRQWQQEQDLRPLLIRLWSPVPRQLFSG; this is translated from the coding sequence ATGTCCGTTCGTTACCTGCTTGCCGTACTGCTGTTGAGCGTCCTGCTCTGTCCAGCCCCGGCGGTTGCCCTCGATCCCGCTCCGGGTCGGCTGCTGGTGGCCCGCCAGGGGCTGAAAGATCCGCGTTTCCAGAAAACCGTTATCCTGCTTCTCAGGCATGACGACCAGGGCAGCGTCGGCCTGATCCTCAATCGCCCGACCCGCTTCAGCCTGGCCCGGTCCTTCCCCCAGTTCGACAAGGTTTTCTCCGGTCTGCGCGGGGCCCTCTGGCTGGGGGGGCCGGTGTCGCCGCGCTCCGCCCTGGTGCTGCTGGAAAGTGACAGTCCCCCGCCGGGGTCGCGGCCGGTTTTCGGCCGGGTCCACGTCACCGGCGTGCGGCAGCTGGTTCTCTGGCTGCAGGCGGACCACCATCAGGAACGGTTTCGGGTCTATGCCGGTTCGGCCGGATGGGCGCCGGGGCAGTTGGAGGCTGAACTGCGACGGGGAGACTGGGATGTGGCGCCAGCCACCGAGGAGACGATCTTCGGCCGTAATCCGCACCGCCAGTGGCAGCAGGAGCAGGATCTGCGGCCGCTGCTGATCCGGCTGTGGAGCCCGGTCCCGCGGCAACTGTTTTCAGGGTAA
- the mltA gene encoding murein transglycosylase A, which produces MKKISWFSLLLSLLLLAACVKAPPEKPPAAPAAVPVDWSDVAGWLRDDPRPALEVFRRGCGALRWRSGWEQVCARLSELENPTEADARQFFRTWFQPWRLQQEDGSATGLLTGYYVPDLRGSRTPDERYRYPLYAVPDDLLVIDLGDLYPELGSYRLRGRLDGRRVVPYWDRAAIDAHPERLVGKELFWVDDPVELFFLQIQGSGRILLPDGERVMVNYADQNGHPYRSIGKLLLEKGAMTREQMSMQNIRAWARRHPDQVAALLEENPSYVFFRELGPEFQSPPGALGIPLTPERSLAVDPRFVPLGAPLFVATTWPVGDAPLWRLMVAQDTGGAIKGRVRADFFWGMGAEAGALAGRMKQDVRLWLLLPRDVTPPSVKGEK; this is translated from the coding sequence ATGAAAAAAATATCCTGGTTCAGTCTGCTGTTGTCCCTGTTGCTGCTGGCGGCCTGCGTCAAGGCGCCGCCGGAGAAGCCGCCGGCGGCCCCGGCGGCGGTGCCGGTCGACTGGTCCGACGTGGCGGGCTGGCTGCGGGACGATCCGCGGCCGGCGCTGGAGGTGTTCAGACGGGGCTGCGGCGCCCTGCGCTGGCGGAGCGGCTGGGAGCAGGTCTGTGCCCGCCTGTCCGAGCTGGAGAACCCCACCGAGGCCGATGCCCGGCAGTTCTTCCGGACCTGGTTCCAGCCCTGGCGGCTGCAGCAGGAGGACGGCAGCGCGACCGGTCTGCTGACCGGTTACTATGTTCCCGATCTGCGCGGCAGCCGCACGCCGGATGAGCGCTACCGTTACCCCCTCTACGCGGTGCCCGATGACCTGCTGGTGATCGATCTCGGCGATCTCTACCCGGAACTCGGCAGTTACCGGTTGCGTGGCCGGCTCGATGGGCGGCGGGTGGTTCCGTACTGGGACCGGGCGGCGATCGACGCCCATCCCGAGCGGCTGGTCGGCAAGGAACTGTTCTGGGTCGATGACCCGGTTGAACTCTTCTTTCTGCAGATCCAGGGGTCGGGCCGGATCCTGCTGCCGGACGGTGAACGGGTGATGGTCAACTATGCCGACCAGAACGGCCATCCCTACCGGTCGATCGGCAAATTGCTGCTGGAGAAGGGGGCCATGACCCGGGAGCAGATGTCGATGCAGAATATCCGTGCCTGGGCGCGCCGCCATCCCGACCAGGTTGCCGCGCTGCTGGAAGAAAATCCGAGCTATGTTTTTTTTCGGGAACTCGGCCCCGAGTTTCAGAGTCCGCCCGGCGCTCTCGGCATCCCGCTGACGCCCGAACGCAGCCTGGCGGTCGACCCCCGTTTCGTGCCCCTGGGAGCGCCGCTGTTTGTCGCCACCACCTGGCCGGTCGGTGATGCCCCGCTGTGGCGGCTGATGGTCGCCCAGGATACCGGCGGCGCCATCAAGGGGCGGGTGCGGGCCGATTTTTTCTGGGGCATGGGGGCTGAAGCCGGCGCCCTGGCCGGCCGCATGAAGCAGGATGTCCGCCTCTGGCTGCTGCTGCCGCGAGACGTGACGCCGCCGTCGGTCAAGGGTGAAAAGTGA
- a CDS encoding branched-chain amino acid ABC transporter permease, translated as MFRYTFHIILILTGGLITWMAYEEMLGLYTLSVLMFMGVNIIMSTSLNLVNGYMGEFSCGHAGFMCVGAYISSILGVLLFAKDKVFGAPLLDPSLAIYAFPFLILAGGVAAALAGLLVAIPSYKTRGDYLAIITIAANYIIISVIENLGVIGGSRGFMGMKRVINAMEDVAYLPWMPIWVFLFTVFSVWLLRRYLSSTFGKGVSAICQDEVAAEIMSVNTNKIKTISFMVSSGVAGIAGGLFAYVIGYVNPGSFNILKSTEALVMVYLGGMGSLSGSILSAVLFTLLLEALRPLQIIKWVVIPLLLIILMQFRPEGIMGNKELGDMFPWLKKFYKFK; from the coding sequence ATGTTCCGTTATACCTTCCATATCATCCTGATCCTCACCGGCGGCCTGATCACCTGGATGGCCTACGAAGAGATGCTCGGCCTCTACACCCTCTCGGTGCTGATGTTCATGGGCGTCAACATCATCATGTCGACCAGCCTCAACCTGGTCAACGGCTACATGGGCGAGTTCTCCTGCGGCCACGCCGGCTTCATGTGCGTCGGCGCCTATATCAGTTCGATCCTCGGCGTGCTGCTGTTCGCCAAGGACAAGGTGTTCGGCGCGCCGCTGCTCGATCCGTCCCTGGCGATCTACGCCTTTCCGTTCCTGATCCTCGCCGGCGGCGTGGCGGCGGCCCTGGCCGGACTGCTGGTCGCCATCCCGAGCTACAAGACCCGTGGCGACTACCTGGCGATCATCACCATCGCCGCCAACTACATCATCATCAGCGTGATCGAGAACCTCGGCGTGATCGGCGGCTCGCGCGGTTTCATGGGCATGAAGCGGGTGATCAACGCCATGGAGGATGTCGCCTACCTGCCATGGATGCCGATCTGGGTCTTCCTCTTCACCGTCTTTTCGGTCTGGCTGCTGCGCCGTTATCTCTCCTCGACCTTCGGCAAGGGCGTTTCGGCGATCTGCCAGGACGAGGTCGCGGCCGAGATCATGAGCGTCAACACCAACAAGATCAAGACCATCAGCTTCATGGTCTCCTCCGGCGTCGCCGGCATCGCCGGCGGCCTGTTCGCCTATGTCATCGGCTACGTCAACCCCGGCAGCTTCAACATCCTCAAGTCGACCGAGGCGCTGGTGATGGTCTATCTCGGCGGCATGGGCTCGCTCTCCGGCTCGATCCTCTCGGCGGTGCTGTTCACCCTGCTGCTGGAAGCGCTGCGGCCGCTGCAGATCATCAAGTGGGTCGTTATCCCGCTGCTGCTGATCATTCTCATGCAGTTCCGCCCCGAGGGGATCATGGGCAACAAGGAACTGGGGGACATGTTCCCCTGGCTGAAGAAGTTTTACAAGTTCAAGTAA
- a CDS encoding HDOD domain-containing protein, translating to MGTDLQAVVNAIGDLPPMPVVAVKVLDLLQKPTTTADKLAETISSDQAVSARVLKIANSSFYSLRRQVTTLEHAIVIMGEKTLKSLVLASSLKGINKSFGLMEKMLWEDSLGCAIGSRMTALWFKSADPEEAFLAGLFRHIGKMMLNNVDAESFRRVLEGVYNGEGSEDELEAQYFPFGHAVVGEAVLDKWNFSADMTEVTRYHDNIDQIDAVEEPERYRLAATVNLADAMCRKLGIGRREPEPDLELSLTPGGRALKVEPDQAEQLLEEFRAFFEKERDTFLA from the coding sequence ATGGGTACTGACCTGCAGGCTGTCGTCAATGCCATTGGAGATTTGCCGCCAATGCCGGTGGTTGCGGTCAAGGTTCTTGACTTGCTGCAGAAACCGACCACCACGGCCGACAAACTGGCCGAAACCATATCCAGCGACCAGGCGGTTTCCGCCCGGGTACTGAAAATAGCCAATTCCTCTTTCTACAGTTTGCGTCGCCAGGTGACGACTCTGGAACACGCGATTGTCATCATGGGGGAAAAAACCCTCAAGAGCCTGGTGCTGGCATCGAGCCTGAAGGGGATCAACAAGTCCTTCGGGCTGATGGAGAAGATGCTCTGGGAGGATTCCCTCGGCTGCGCCATCGGCTCGCGCATGACCGCTCTCTGGTTCAAGTCGGCCGATCCCGAGGAGGCTTTCCTCGCCGGTCTTTTTCGGCACATCGGCAAGATGATGCTGAACAACGTCGATGCCGAAAGTTTCCGTCGCGTTCTTGAGGGGGTCTACAACGGCGAGGGCAGTGAAGACGAGCTCGAAGCCCAGTATTTCCCCTTCGGCCATGCGGTGGTCGGCGAGGCGGTGCTGGACAAGTGGAATTTTTCCGCCGATATGACGGAAGTGACCCGGTATCATGACAACATCGACCAGATTGACGCCGTCGAAGAACCGGAGCGTTATCGTCTGGCGGCGACCGTCAACCTGGCCGACGCCATGTGCCGGAAGCTCGGCATCGGTCGCCGGGAACCGGAACCGGACCTGGAACTGTCCCTGACGCCGGGGGGCAGGGCCCTGAAGGTCGAGCCGGACCAGGCCGAGCAACTGCTGGAAGAATTCCGTGCCTTCTTCGAAAAGGAACGCGACACTTTTCTTGCCTGA
- a CDS encoding branched-chain amino acid ABC transporter permease — protein sequence MLASILQNVINALQWGSFYALIALGYTLVYGVLTLINFAHGDIFMVGAYIAFFVASFALTTLGMPGWAALALTIPATMVLTSLVGVTLERIAYRPLRRKGAHRLYVVITALMAGLILENGNLAILGASRKAFPPLIHETVYTIGGVSFTNLKIAVIISAFLVFAFLHWVVTRTRVGMAMRAISYDKFAVPLMGIPMDNIIVVTFVLGSAFAGLAGILFAMSYPVLEPYMGALIGWKAFIAAVVGGIGDIRGAFIGGFLLGAVEIMVVAFFPSTFRDLIAFTVLLAILTWKPTGLFGVAKTTKI from the coding sequence ATGCTCGCTTCCATACTTCAAAACGTCATCAACGCCCTGCAGTGGGGCAGCTTCTATGCCCTCATTGCCCTCGGCTACACCCTGGTCTACGGGGTACTGACCCTGATCAACTTCGCCCACGGCGATATTTTCATGGTCGGCGCCTACATCGCCTTCTTCGTCGCCAGCTTCGCCCTCACCACCCTCGGGATGCCGGGCTGGGCGGCGCTGGCGCTGACCATCCCGGCGACCATGGTGCTGACCTCGCTGGTCGGCGTCACCCTCGAACGGATCGCCTACCGGCCGCTGCGGCGCAAGGGCGCCCACCGCCTGTACGTGGTCATCACCGCGCTGATGGCCGGGCTGATCCTCGAAAACGGCAACCTGGCGATTCTTGGCGCCAGCCGCAAGGCCTTCCCGCCGCTGATTCACGAAACCGTCTACACCATCGGCGGGGTCAGCTTCACCAACCTGAAAATCGCCGTCATCATCTCCGCCTTCCTGGTGTTCGCCTTTCTGCACTGGGTGGTCACCCGCACCAGGGTCGGCATGGCGATGCGCGCCATTTCCTATGACAAGTTCGCGGTGCCGCTGATGGGTATCCCGATGGACAACATCATCGTCGTCACCTTCGTCCTCGGCTCCGCCTTCGCCGGGCTGGCCGGCATCCTGTTCGCCATGAGCTACCCGGTACTGGAGCCCTACATGGGGGCACTGATCGGCTGGAAGGCGTTCATCGCCGCCGTGGTCGGCGGCATCGGCGATATCCGCGGCGCCTTCATCGGCGGCTTCCTGCTCGGCGCGGTGGAAATCATGGTGGTCGCCTTCTTCCCCTCGACGTTCCGCGACCTGATCGCCTTCACCGTGCTGCTGGCGATCCTGACCTGGAAGCCGACCGGACTGTTCGGGGTGGCGAAAACAACGAAGATCTGA
- a CDS encoding DUF4177 domain-containing protein — protein MKMQPINYKVIELTTVTDESLEEVLNQWSGEGWQLESIQFAMRESSRRPAMAFVIFIRNEG, from the coding sequence ATGAAAATGCAACCGATCAACTACAAGGTTATCGAGCTTACCACGGTCACCGACGAAAGTCTTGAAGAGGTTCTCAACCAGTGGAGCGGCGAGGGCTGGCAGCTGGAGTCGATCCAGTTCGCCATGCGCGAGTCGAGCCGGCGCCCGGCGATGGCCTTCGTCATCTTTATCCGGAACGAGGGCTGA
- a CDS encoding ABC transporter substrate-binding protein produces the protein MKKGTFALLLTTLALLLTAPAWAADTIKIGFNIPLTGDIPKVGESSKLSAEMLKADINGAGGLDVGGKKYMLEFIYEDNEAKAESAVTTALKLIEKDQVLAMIGPNSSKQAVPAGQVADDNQTVMISPWSTNPDTTYDRPWVFRAAFLDPFQGPVAVNFAVKTFHAKTAAVLYDLSNDYSKGLAEIFRDVFEKKMGKGTVLAFESHGTKDQDFSAQLTKIIATKPDFIFVPDNYNQVALIVPQARKLGYKGEFMGSDAWGSSELMTLCGDDCKGLHFSTHYAAAGAKGATKEFIDRYTKKYGYTPDDVAALTWDATRVVLKGIQNAGKLTGKLRRDRKAVRDGIAAIKSFAGITGNMKFDEQGDPVKCAVVVQISQKGDFEFKESVCPE, from the coding sequence ATGAAAAAAGGAACATTCGCCCTGTTGCTGACCACCCTCGCCCTGTTGCTGACCGCTCCGGCCTGGGCCGCCGACACCATCAAGATCGGCTTCAACATCCCGCTGACCGGAGATATCCCCAAGGTCGGCGAATCCTCGAAACTCTCCGCTGAAATGCTCAAGGCCGACATCAACGGCGCCGGCGGTCTCGACGTCGGCGGCAAGAAATACATGCTCGAATTCATCTACGAGGACAACGAGGCCAAGGCCGAGTCGGCCGTCACCACCGCCCTGAAACTGATCGAGAAGGACCAGGTACTGGCAATGATCGGCCCCAACTCCTCGAAACAGGCGGTTCCCGCCGGCCAGGTCGCCGACGACAACCAGACCGTCATGATCAGCCCCTGGTCGACCAACCCGGACACCACCTACGATCGTCCCTGGGTCTTCCGGGCCGCCTTCCTCGACCCCTTCCAGGGTCCGGTAGCCGTAAACTTCGCCGTCAAGACCTTCCACGCCAAGACCGCGGCGGTGCTCTACGATCTCTCCAACGACTATTCCAAGGGCCTGGCCGAGATCTTCCGCGACGTGTTCGAAAAGAAGATGGGCAAGGGCACCGTCCTCGCCTTCGAATCCCACGGCACCAAGGACCAGGATTTCTCCGCCCAGCTGACCAAGATCATTGCCACCAAGCCGGACTTCATCTTCGTCCCGGACAACTACAACCAGGTCGCGCTGATCGTGCCGCAGGCCCGCAAGCTCGGCTACAAGGGTGAGTTCATGGGCTCCGACGCCTGGGGTTCCTCCGAACTGATGACCCTCTGCGGCGACGACTGCAAGGGCCTGCACTTCTCGACCCATTACGCCGCCGCCGGCGCCAAGGGCGCCACCAAGGAATTCATCGACCGCTACACCAAGAAATACGGCTACACCCCGGATGACGTCGCCGCCCTGACCTGGGACGCCACCCGCGTCGTCCTCAAGGGCATCCAGAACGCCGGCAAACTGACCGGCAAGCTGCGTCGCGACCGCAAGGCCGTGCGTGACGGCATCGCCGCCATCAAGAGCTTCGCCGGCATCACCGGCAACATGAAGTTCGACGAGCAGGGCGACCCGGTCAAGTGCGCCGTGGTGGTGCAGATCAGCCAGAAGGGCGATTTCGAGTTCAAGGAATCGGTTTGCCCGGAATAA
- the priA gene encoding replication restart helicase PriA: protein MSDACLIAEVAVAAPLKKTLSYLVPPELAVAARIGVRLRVPLGRRRAVGFLLELSRGSGEGLKAIAEVLDDEPLFPPALIPLFRRAAGYYLHPLGQVIATALPAGLSGRGSAPPILRETLYAPTEDESEPPGRRQRQILDCIRQAKEVSLTELRSRFDAPHAPLKRLLELGLISARQQERLRDPFLSWPLQPETPPEPAPAQLRVLEQLRPLLEQGGFRSALLHGVTGSGKTEVYLRAIETVLERGRQALVLVPEIALTPQLVGRFRNRFTGRAKISVLHSGLSDGERYDAWRNVARGEADIVIGARSAIFAPMPEPGLIIVDEEHETSYKQSEGFRYNARDLALLRGQQQGVPVLLGSATPALPSYRRALDGEALLLHLPGRAAGQPLPEVELIDMTATPFRTLLSDPLAGALEANLQRGEQSLVLLNRRGFAPYLLCADCGQDFRCPNCEISLTYHRGRLLLRCHYCDYQLPPPESCPRCGGSQLDPEGAGTERLELELKERFPEARLARMDRDTTTARGAHRRFMERMLAGEIDILVGTQMIAKGHDFPGVTLVGVVNADATLNFPDFRAGERTFALLSQVAGRAGRGTLPGRVLIQTYAPEHYALQHAASHDYAGFYRQELALRRELGYPPYGFLANLVLSGNDPQRVERAARELAGRLLPLPPGAELLGPVPCLLAKLRGKARMQILLKAAQRPALRRALDRFEQLSRPVPNGVALAVDVDPVDMF, encoded by the coding sequence ATGTCCGATGCCTGCCTGATTGCCGAAGTCGCGGTGGCCGCGCCGCTGAAGAAAACCCTGTCCTACCTGGTTCCGCCCGAACTGGCCGTCGCGGCCCGTATCGGGGTGCGGTTGCGGGTGCCCCTCGGACGTCGCCGGGCGGTCGGTTTCCTGCTCGAACTGAGCCGCGGCAGCGGCGAAGGGCTCAAGGCGATCGCCGAGGTGCTGGATGACGAGCCGCTTTTCCCGCCCGCGCTGATTCCCCTGTTTCGTCGTGCCGCCGGCTATTACCTGCACCCCCTCGGCCAGGTGATCGCCACCGCGCTGCCGGCCGGTCTTTCCGGACGCGGCAGCGCGCCGCCGATCCTGCGTGAAACCCTCTATGCGCCGACGGAAGATGAGAGCGAGCCGCCCGGCCGTCGGCAGCGGCAGATTCTCGACTGCATCCGCCAGGCGAAAGAGGTCAGCCTGACGGAACTGCGCTCCCGCTTCGACGCTCCCCACGCGCCGTTGAAACGCCTGCTTGAGTTGGGGTTGATCAGTGCCCGGCAGCAGGAACGGCTGCGCGACCCTTTTCTGTCCTGGCCGCTGCAGCCGGAAACGCCGCCCGAACCGGCTCCGGCGCAGTTGCGGGTGCTGGAACAGTTGCGCCCGCTCCTGGAGCAGGGCGGTTTCCGCTCCGCGCTGCTGCACGGGGTGACCGGCAGCGGCAAGACCGAAGTCTACCTGCGGGCGATCGAAACGGTTCTCGAGCGCGGTCGCCAGGCGCTGGTGCTGGTTCCGGAAATCGCCCTGACCCCGCAGCTGGTGGGTCGTTTCCGCAATCGCTTCACCGGTCGGGCGAAAATCAGCGTGCTGCATTCCGGTCTCTCCGACGGTGAACGCTATGACGCCTGGCGGAATGTGGCCCGCGGTGAGGCCGATATCGTCATCGGCGCGCGCTCGGCGATCTTCGCGCCGATGCCGGAGCCGGGACTGATCATCGTCGACGAGGAGCATGAGACGAGTTACAAACAGTCGGAAGGGTTTCGCTACAACGCCCGCGACCTGGCGTTGCTGCGCGGTCAGCAGCAGGGGGTGCCGGTGCTGCTCGGCAGCGCCACCCCGGCGTTGCCGAGCTATCGCCGCGCTCTCGACGGGGAGGCGTTGCTGCTGCATCTGCCGGGGCGGGCCGCCGGTCAGCCGCTGCCCGAGGTGGAGCTGATCGACATGACCGCCACTCCTTTCAGAACCCTGCTTTCCGATCCCCTGGCCGGGGCCCTGGAAGCCAACCTGCAACGCGGTGAGCAGAGCCTGGTGCTGCTCAACCGCCGCGGCTTCGCTCCCTACCTGCTGTGTGCCGACTGTGGGCAGGATTTTCGTTGTCCGAACTGCGAGATCAGTCTCACCTATCACCGCGGCCGGCTGCTGCTGCGCTGTCATTACTGCGATTACCAGCTGCCGCCGCCGGAATCCTGTCCGCGCTGCGGCGGCAGTCAGCTCGATCCGGAAGGGGCCGGCACCGAGCGTCTCGAACTGGAACTCAAGGAGCGTTTTCCCGAGGCGCGGCTGGCGCGCATGGACCGGGATACGACCACCGCCCGGGGAGCGCATCGCCGGTTCATGGAACGGATGCTGGCCGGCGAGATCGATATCCTGGTCGGCACCCAGATGATCGCCAAGGGGCATGATTTCCCCGGCGTCACCCTGGTCGGGGTGGTCAATGCCGACGCGACCCTCAATTTTCCCGATTTCCGCGCCGGGGAGCGGACCTTCGCCCTGCTCTCCCAGGTGGCCGGGCGGGCCGGACGGGGGACGCTGCCCGGGCGGGTGCTGATCCAGACCTACGCGCCGGAGCACTATGCCCTGCAGCATGCCGCCAGCCATGATTATGCCGGTTTCTACCGCCAGGAGCTGGCCCTGCGCCGTGAACTCGGCTATCCCCCCTACGGCTTCCTGGCCAACCTGGTGCTCAGCGGCAACGATCCGCAGCGGGTTGAACGGGCGGCTCGGGAGCTTGCCGGACGGCTGCTGCCGTTGCCGCCCGGTGCCGAGCTGCTTGGCCCGGTGCCCTGCCTGCTGGCGAAACTGCGCGGCAAGGCGCGGATGCAGATCCTGCTCAAGGCGGCCCAGCGACCCGCGTTGCGCCGCGCCCTCGATCGTTTCGAGCAGCTCTCCCGCCCGGTGCCGAACGGGGTGGCGCTGGCGGTCGATGTCGACCCGGTGGATATGTTTTAG